Proteins found in one Synechococcus sp. LA31 genomic segment:
- a CDS encoding DNA primase: MSSSGTASGVAAAHRGFAGAVRRAPSGHPSGRPAGLLTPAVLESVRERAQVMDLFGPTELKKSGHEFLTRCPWHDDRRPSLTVSPSRNRIHCFVCGKGTDAIGWLQDRQGMSFQEAVLELARRTGVTVAEGDPEAQERFEQEWRERRQLMAKRTEQRTQFHQALVQQLEQGGDGADYLQARGISADTARAWQLGFAGGRLVIPLNDASGQTVGFCGRAIGNQEPKYRNSANDLLFQRNGVVFGLDQAAEAIRKEGTALLVEGPLDVIQLHQAGFTHAVACLGTSVSELQLQLLRRQGMKHLVIALDGDSAGQAATERLIEQLQSQLVAGGLSASVVQLPEGQDADGLIRSQGTMGLEGLIASARHWLEWRLDRLLAPLAADSASLSLRTLQAVEQAGQALVEQLPDGVLRRSAEQRLAQALAGNGLASSDELIAIPEALEVGAGNARQRFERRALRLFVHAPECRELLQCLNLQAPTCRVAMEWLGSLEMVAVDGSIAGLALELAGQLHGAVGAELSQAAAPGLDVIAVLQREPQAELQAVLDVLEPSHDGVVLAPATSTADAWFDGL; the protein is encoded by the coding sequence ATGAGCAGCAGTGGCACAGCCAGCGGCGTGGCCGCAGCTCATCGCGGGTTTGCAGGGGCAGTTCGGCGTGCACCCAGCGGGCACCCCTCGGGTCGCCCGGCTGGGCTGCTCACGCCAGCGGTGTTGGAGAGCGTGCGCGAACGGGCCCAGGTCATGGATCTGTTTGGGCCCACGGAACTCAAGAAGTCCGGGCATGAGTTCCTGACCCGCTGCCCCTGGCACGACGATCGCCGCCCCTCGCTGACGGTGAGCCCCAGCCGTAATCGCATTCACTGTTTTGTGTGCGGCAAGGGCACCGATGCCATCGGCTGGCTGCAAGACCGGCAGGGGATGTCGTTTCAGGAGGCGGTGCTTGAGCTCGCTCGGCGCACCGGTGTGACTGTGGCCGAGGGAGATCCCGAGGCCCAGGAGCGCTTTGAGCAGGAGTGGCGGGAGCGTCGTCAGCTGATGGCCAAGCGCACCGAGCAGCGCACCCAGTTCCATCAGGCGCTGGTGCAACAGCTCGAGCAGGGCGGCGATGGCGCCGACTACCTCCAGGCCCGTGGCATCAGTGCCGACACCGCTCGCGCCTGGCAGCTGGGTTTTGCCGGTGGGCGCCTTGTGATTCCCCTCAATGACGCCTCCGGCCAGACCGTGGGCTTCTGCGGCCGGGCTATCGGGAACCAGGAACCCAAGTACCGCAACAGCGCGAACGACCTTTTGTTCCAACGCAATGGAGTGGTCTTTGGCCTGGATCAGGCGGCCGAGGCCATCCGTAAGGAGGGCACAGCGCTGTTGGTGGAAGGCCCGCTGGATGTGATCCAGCTCCACCAGGCTGGGTTCACCCATGCGGTGGCCTGCCTGGGTACAAGCGTCTCGGAGTTGCAGCTGCAGCTGCTCAGGCGCCAGGGGATGAAGCACCTGGTGATCGCCCTCGATGGAGACAGCGCAGGTCAGGCCGCCACGGAACGCCTGATTGAGCAGTTGCAGTCGCAGCTCGTGGCTGGTGGGTTGAGTGCCTCTGTGGTGCAGCTGCCCGAGGGCCAGGACGCGGACGGGCTGATTCGCAGTCAGGGGACAATGGGCCTTGAGGGCTTGATTGCCTCAGCCCGGCATTGGCTGGAGTGGCGATTGGACCGGCTTCTGGCTCCTCTGGCCGCAGACAGTGCTTCCCTATCACTGAGGACTCTCCAAGCGGTTGAACAGGCCGGTCAGGCCCTGGTGGAGCAGCTGCCCGATGGGGTGCTCCGGCGCTCGGCCGAGCAGCGGTTGGCGCAAGCACTGGCCGGTAATGGCTTGGCGAGTAGTGATGAGTTGATAGCAATTCCAGAAGCGCTCGAGGTCGGCGCAGGGAACGCGCGCCAACGTTTTGAGCGCCGTGCCCTGCGGCTCTTTGTGCATGCCCCGGAGTGCCGGGAGCTCCTGCAGTGCCTCAATCTTCAGGCCCCGACTTGTCGCGTGGCGATGGAGTGGCTGGGCAGCCTTGAGATGGTCGCGGTTGATGGCTCGATCGCCGGCTTGGCACTGGAGCTGGCGGGGCAACTCCATGGAGCTGTGGGAGCAGAGCTCAGCCAAGCTGCAGCTCCAGGGCTAGACGTGATCGCGGTGTTGCAGCGGGAGCCGCAGGCGGAATTGCAGGCGGTGTTGGATGTGCTGGAGCCCAGTCATGACGGTGTGGTGCTCGCACCAGCCACCTCAACGGCTGACGCCTGGTTTGACGGGCTGTGA
- a CDS encoding phycobilisome rod-core linker polypeptide, producing MTLVRAAQLGIDRFANDAGNESWSLASTEEQSTLIRAVYRQVLGQQYLMNSERLVGAESLFRNGYLSVRELVRTVAQSALYRSKFFEHSNAYRFIELNHKHLLGRAPHNRDEMLHHFTILQEQGVEAEINSYIDSAEYQQRFGETTVPYLHGWGYSKGHEGRQFSWLMQLARGAAASVKGSSTGHQSALNRFLHQNRAVAVPGALPAVAVGHAPANLQDQYRYISTDGPFRAQVSEETHLYAGELVGGSRNTPAQTHRQAALLGSSGYRGSQARTATISISGVVNQGYVRSGDYVMRVPLARLNEALQRATRLGTVTQVSVH from the coding sequence ATGACTCTGGTGCGCGCCGCTCAACTGGGCATTGATCGCTTTGCTAATGACGCCGGCAACGAGAGCTGGTCCCTGGCCTCTACAGAGGAACAAAGCACTCTGATCCGTGCTGTGTATCGGCAGGTGCTCGGCCAGCAATACCTGATGAACAGCGAGCGTCTTGTCGGCGCTGAATCCCTGTTCCGCAATGGCTACCTCAGCGTTCGCGAGCTGGTGCGCACCGTCGCCCAGAGCGCTCTGTATCGCAGCAAGTTCTTTGAGCACAGCAATGCCTATCGCTTCATTGAGCTGAATCACAAGCATCTGCTCGGCCGCGCGCCCCATAACCGCGATGAGATGCTCCACCACTTCACGATCCTGCAGGAGCAGGGTGTTGAGGCGGAGATCAACTCCTACATCGACAGCGCTGAGTATCAGCAGCGTTTCGGCGAGACCACGGTTCCCTATCTCCACGGCTGGGGCTACTCCAAGGGCCATGAGGGACGCCAGTTCTCCTGGCTGATGCAACTCGCCCGTGGGGCGGCTGCCTCCGTGAAGGGCTCCAGCACTGGCCACCAGTCGGCCCTGAATCGGTTCCTGCACCAGAACCGAGCCGTGGCCGTTCCCGGTGCACTGCCGGCGGTGGCGGTGGGTCATGCACCCGCCAACCTCCAGGATCAATACCGCTACATCAGCACCGACGGTCCCTTCCGCGCCCAGGTGTCTGAGGAGACCCATCTCTACGCCGGTGAGCTTGTGGGTGGTAGCCGCAACACTCCGGCCCAAACCCATCGCCAGGCGGCCCTGCTGGGCAGCTCCGGTTATCGCGGCAGCCAGGCCCGTACGGCCACGATCAGCATCAGTGGCGTCGTCAACCAGGGCTATGTGCGCAGCGGCGACTACGTGATGCGTGTGCCCCTGGCCCGCTTGAACGAGGCGCTGCAGCGCGCCACCCGTCTGGGCACGGTCACCCAGGTCTCGGTTCACTGA
- the rpaB gene encoding response regulator transcription factor RpaB, with protein sequence MTDTAQTPLKILIADDEVNIRRILETRLAMQGHQVAAAQDGTEALELFRSVEPDVVVLDVMMPELDGFAVLERIRAQSEVPVIKLTALGDVADRITGLELGADDYMVKPFSPKELEARIQCVMRRASQGQGGSGVGSASSNVTAVGDLSVDFNRRQAFRCGERIRLTGMEFHLLELLISRNGEPINRLDMLEAVWGYKPERASDSRVVDVHISRLRGKLEPDPLNPELILTARGMGYMFQRLANPSAPQKPSALAAKPHG encoded by the coding sequence ATGACTGACACAGCGCAGACACCCCTCAAAATCCTGATCGCGGACGATGAGGTCAACATCCGCCGCATCCTTGAAACCCGCCTGGCGATGCAAGGCCACCAGGTGGCTGCTGCTCAGGATGGCACAGAAGCACTGGAGCTGTTCCGCAGCGTTGAACCCGATGTGGTGGTGCTCGACGTGATGATGCCCGAGCTCGATGGCTTTGCGGTGCTCGAGCGCATCCGAGCGCAATCGGAGGTGCCGGTGATCAAGCTCACCGCACTGGGCGACGTGGCTGATCGCATCACTGGGCTGGAGCTGGGCGCCGACGATTACATGGTCAAACCCTTTAGCCCCAAGGAGCTGGAGGCACGCATCCAATGCGTGATGCGCAGGGCCAGTCAGGGCCAGGGCGGATCCGGCGTCGGCTCAGCCAGCTCCAATGTGACCGCGGTTGGTGATCTCAGCGTTGATTTCAACCGCCGGCAGGCCTTCCGCTGCGGCGAGCGCATCCGCCTGACGGGGATGGAGTTTCACTTGTTGGAGCTGTTGATCAGCCGCAACGGCGAACCCATCAACCGCCTCGACATGCTGGAGGCGGTCTGGGGTTACAAGCCCGAGCGCGCCTCCGACAGCCGTGTGGTGGATGTCCACATCTCCCGCCTACGCGGCAAGCTGGAACCCGATCCGCTCAATCCAGAGCTGATCCTCACGGCCCGGGGCATGGGCTACATGTTCCAGCGCCTCGCCAACCCATCAGCTCCGCAGAAGCCTTCAGCCCTCGCAGCTAAGCCGCACGGTTAG
- a CDS encoding DUF3136 domain-containing protein — protein sequence MIAIHTSAAPAITVAQLEASYPAYCKALRMLVQDGLSLNKIKRTVCWDRLQLLHTTLPRQYRDPVVHYAMVKRDVESHQAVAS from the coding sequence ATGATCGCGATTCATACTTCCGCGGCTCCGGCGATCACCGTGGCGCAGCTGGAAGCCAGTTATCCGGCCTATTGCAAAGCCCTGAGGATGTTGGTGCAAGACGGTCTCTCACTAAACAAAATCAAGCGCACCGTTTGCTGGGATCGCTTGCAGTTGCTCCACACCACCCTGCCCCGTCAGTACCGCGACCCTGTTGTGCATTACGCCATGGTCAAGCGCGATGTTGAGAGCCACCAGGCCGTTGCTAGCTGA
- a CDS encoding DUF4278 domain-containing protein, protein MTLTYRGQKYVQTKQAAPEQHPVLLYRGVAYKM, encoded by the coding sequence ATGACCCTCACCTATCGCGGCCAGAAGTACGTGCAGACCAAGCAAGCTGCTCCCGAACAGCACCCTGTTCTCCTTTACCGCGGTGTTGCCTACAAGATGTGA
- a CDS encoding SLOG family protein, whose protein sequence is MLSLAQAAALAPPDPSLFASIFLPGSGQLVIVAGGGRDLTWPSESIATHLLRATRGRLVQALLHGAARGADQAIAAAADQLGWPQIACPAAWQQHGRAAGPIRNRQMLERSLDLASALPLGDGLLVVAFPGSRGTASLVDQAHRLSRRSAIPIEVIQIPQEA, encoded by the coding sequence ATGCTTTCGCTAGCCCAGGCCGCCGCATTGGCGCCGCCTGATCCTTCCCTGTTTGCCTCGATCTTTCTGCCAGGTAGTGGCCAGCTGGTGATCGTGGCCGGTGGTGGCCGTGATCTCACCTGGCCCTCCGAATCGATCGCCACCCATCTCCTGCGCGCCACCCGTGGCCGCTTGGTGCAGGCCCTGCTCCATGGCGCTGCCCGCGGGGCTGATCAAGCCATCGCCGCCGCTGCCGATCAGCTCGGCTGGCCCCAGATCGCCTGCCCTGCTGCCTGGCAGCAGCACGGCCGCGCCGCTGGCCCGATCCGTAACCGCCAGATGCTCGAGCGCTCGTTGGATCTGGCCTCCGCTCTTCCGCTTGGCGATGGCTTGCTCGTGGTCGCTTTCCCGGGTTCCCGCGGCACCGCCTCGCTGGTGGATCAGGCCCATCGCCTCAGCCGGCGTTCGGCCATCCCCATCGAGGTGATCCAGATCCCCCAGGAGGCGTAG
- a CDS encoding siphovirus Gp157 family protein, with protein MSVAIPVTTPPDVTPELPTLWELGADLQAETSWIARLSERLDTEDDDERALALADLEESLALEDNKREAFLRKADATCWVIERLRAEANYHSGQSKRFSALAKREDNRADALESTLIHLLSRLDPSATAHNLLDHRLTSRTTEAIEIDDPDLLPPDLLTTQTTTTPNKTSIKARIRSVISSAISGLPKPEATHLAFSLSSTAVPGARLIKRRHWSIT; from the coding sequence ATGTCTGTCGCCATTCCTGTCACCACCCCTCCTGATGTCACCCCCGAGCTCCCCACCCTCTGGGAGCTCGGGGCCGATCTCCAAGCCGAAACCTCTTGGATTGCTCGCCTCTCCGAACGCCTCGACACCGAGGACGACGACGAACGTGCCCTCGCCCTTGCTGATCTCGAGGAATCCCTCGCCCTGGAAGACAACAAACGCGAGGCCTTCCTGCGCAAAGCCGATGCCACCTGTTGGGTGATCGAACGCCTCCGCGCAGAAGCCAACTACCACTCCGGCCAATCCAAGCGCTTCTCAGCCCTCGCCAAGCGAGAAGACAACCGCGCTGACGCCCTCGAATCCACCCTCATCCACCTGCTCTCCCGCCTCGATCCATCCGCCACCGCCCACAACCTCCTCGATCACCGCCTCACCTCACGCACCACAGAAGCCATCGAGATCGATGACCCCGATCTCCTCCCTCCAGATCTCCTCACCACCCAAACCACCACCACACCCAACAAAACCTCCATCAAGGCCCGCATCCGCTCCGTCATCTCCTCCGCCATCTCAGGCCTCCCCAAACCAGAGGCCACCCACCTCGCCTTCTCCCTCTCCTCCACCGCCGTCCCCGGCGCACGCCTCATCAAACGCCGCCACTGGTCCATCACCTGA
- a CDS encoding RAD52 family DNA repair protein: protein MAITSTATTANIHTAPLRRSAPGANRSASTLQALRDSLSEEASSAQPSTAPATAHFEGAPGPAPGGGFSERQVALLSAPLDRANVRQREQGRSRVSYLEGWQVIAEANRIFGFDGWERCTLISRCVAEHERPVGRDRKNGWGVTYTARVRITVTAGHRTLIREGSGAGHGIDADKGLAHESALKEAETDATKRALMTFGNPFGLALYDKQQRQVSSSGAPITATSAPLAQKVREAVADIPLEPAVIAGLHERIKALAPAQLEAFSKGFRAAFQVPEAQHSLAGLITTMRHQRWIEGFLSQSSGT from the coding sequence ATGGCCATCACTTCCACAGCCACAACCGCCAACATCCACACGGCCCCGCTGCGCCGCTCAGCCCCAGGAGCGAATCGCTCGGCCTCAACGCTGCAGGCCCTGCGCGACAGCCTCAGCGAGGAGGCCAGCAGTGCTCAACCATCGACTGCACCTGCAACCGCCCACTTCGAGGGGGCCCCTGGCCCCGCCCCCGGCGGGGGATTTAGTGAGAGGCAGGTGGCGTTGCTTTCGGCGCCGTTGGATCGGGCCAATGTGCGCCAGCGGGAGCAGGGGCGCAGCCGGGTGAGCTATCTCGAGGGGTGGCAGGTGATTGCAGAGGCCAACCGCATCTTTGGTTTTGATGGCTGGGAGCGCTGCACCCTGATCAGCCGTTGCGTGGCGGAACACGAGCGCCCTGTTGGGCGGGATCGCAAAAACGGTTGGGGCGTGACCTACACGGCCCGCGTGCGCATCACGGTGACCGCTGGCCACCGCACCTTGATCCGCGAGGGCTCTGGCGCCGGCCATGGCATTGATGCTGACAAGGGCCTGGCGCATGAATCGGCGCTGAAGGAAGCGGAGACCGATGCCACCAAGCGGGCGTTGATGACCTTTGGCAATCCCTTTGGCCTGGCGCTCTACGACAAACAGCAACGCCAGGTGAGCAGCTCAGGTGCGCCCATCACGGCGACATCGGCTCCTCTTGCCCAGAAGGTTCGAGAGGCCGTGGCTGACATCCCACTCGAGCCCGCAGTGATTGCTGGGCTCCACGAGCGCATCAAGGCCCTGGCCCCTGCTCAACTCGAGGCCTTCTCCAAGGGCTTCCGCGCTGCCTTCCAGGTGCCCGAGGCTCAACACTCCCTGGCGGGGCTGATTACCACCATGCGCCACCAGCGCTGGATTGAGGGCTTCCTGTCCCAGAGCTCTGGGACCTGA
- a CDS encoding cation diffusion facilitator family transporter → MGGHHAHHHNHQEASSRAGRAFRWSIALNTGLTTLQLAIGFGFGSLALIGDALHNLGDVIGLVLGWGADHLSRRPASGRFTYGYGRSTQLASLINGLLIFGAGAVVVVEAIQRLFNPVPLIAGPVAWAAAAGIVINLGSAKLFGHDHHHDLNQRAAVLHLLTDAAVSVAVLISALLVGVTSWIWLDALTAIGVGAVVIWSAINLLREAIALNLDATPSHINLAEVSATLLALPAVQAVEALHIWSLSTSRTALTAHLVIDPPALAASQLSQEQLMHKAHEALAALGIRKTTLQLEISHHLCDEHR, encoded by the coding sequence ATGGGCGGCCATCACGCGCATCACCACAACCACCAAGAGGCCTCAAGCCGAGCTGGGCGAGCCTTCCGCTGGAGCATTGCCCTCAACACCGGCCTCACCACCCTTCAGTTGGCGATTGGCTTTGGCTTTGGCTCCCTTGCCCTGATCGGCGATGCGCTGCACAACCTCGGCGATGTCATCGGCCTGGTGCTCGGCTGGGGCGCCGATCACCTCAGCCGCCGCCCCGCCAGCGGTCGCTTCACCTACGGCTATGGGCGCAGCACCCAACTCGCCTCGCTGATCAACGGTCTGTTGATCTTTGGCGCCGGCGCGGTGGTGGTGGTGGAAGCGATTCAGCGACTGTTCAACCCCGTTCCGCTGATTGCCGGCCCGGTGGCCTGGGCCGCTGCAGCCGGGATCGTGATCAACCTCGGCTCAGCCAAGTTGTTTGGACACGACCACCACCACGACCTCAACCAACGGGCCGCGGTGTTGCATCTGCTCACCGATGCAGCCGTCTCGGTGGCCGTCTTGATCAGTGCTCTCCTGGTGGGAGTGACCAGCTGGATCTGGCTCGATGCCCTCACCGCCATCGGCGTGGGAGCGGTGGTGATCTGGAGCGCGATCAATTTGCTCAGAGAAGCGATCGCCCTCAACCTTGATGCCACACCCAGCCACATCAACCTGGCCGAGGTGAGCGCCACGCTGCTCGCCTTGCCCGCCGTTCAGGCTGTGGAGGCGCTGCACATCTGGAGCCTGAGTACCTCGCGCACCGCCCTCACCGCCCATCTGGTGATTGATCCCCCCGCCCTGGCTGCCAGTCAGCTCAGCCAGGAGCAACTCATGCACAAGGCCCACGAAGCACTGGCCGCCCTTGGTATCCGCAAAACCACCCTGCAACTGGAAATCAGCCACCATCTCTGCGATGAGCACCGATGA
- a CDS encoding HPP family protein, protein MVWRWLQADRARGRAYQPRFEHQEVIAAWLGGVLAITLLGLISLWSHYPLVVAPFGASTVLLFGHPRSPLAQPRNIVMGNTMAALVSVACVHWLGGDPWVMGLAVGITIALGQRLRCLHPPAGAVALLGVLLHAKPLFVMLPVFTGSVLLTAMAVVFSRLHALSDHYPHHWI, encoded by the coding sequence ATGGTGTGGCGCTGGCTCCAGGCCGACCGTGCCCGTGGTCGTGCCTATCAGCCACGGTTTGAGCATCAAGAAGTGATCGCCGCCTGGCTTGGTGGAGTCCTCGCCATCACGCTGCTGGGTTTGATCAGCCTTTGGAGCCACTACCCGTTGGTCGTTGCTCCTTTTGGTGCTTCCACAGTGTTGCTGTTTGGCCATCCCAGAAGCCCCTTGGCCCAGCCACGCAACATCGTCATGGGCAACACCATGGCCGCCCTGGTGAGCGTGGCCTGCGTCCACTGGCTTGGGGGTGATCCCTGGGTCATGGGTCTCGCGGTAGGGATCACCATTGCCTTGGGGCAACGCCTCCGCTGCCTCCATCCACCGGCTGGTGCAGTAGCACTGTTGGGTGTCTTGCTACACGCCAAACCGTTGTTTGTCATGCTGCCCGTCTTCACAGGATCCGTCTTGCTGACAGCCATGGCCGTGGTGTTCAGCCGACTGCATGCGCTGTCTGATCACTACCCCCATCACTGGATCTAA
- the mscL gene encoding large conductance mechanosensitive channel protein MscL, protein MSRTRNFLTDFRAFINRGNVVDLAVAVVIGGAFGKVVNAVVTLVMDSLLQPVLKAANVDAIASWPAGEVLVAAINFLVISFVVFLIVRSIEALRRKEEAVAPPDTQAQLAAAVTRLADALDRRQL, encoded by the coding sequence ATGAGCCGCACGCGCAACTTTCTGACTGACTTCCGAGCCTTCATCAACCGCGGCAATGTGGTTGATCTGGCTGTGGCCGTGGTGATCGGCGGGGCCTTCGGGAAGGTGGTGAATGCGGTGGTGACTTTGGTGATGGATTCATTGCTGCAACCTGTTCTCAAGGCGGCGAACGTTGACGCCATTGCCAGCTGGCCAGCCGGTGAGGTGCTGGTAGCAGCGATCAATTTCCTGGTGATTTCATTTGTGGTGTTTTTGATCGTGCGCTCGATCGAAGCCCTGCGGCGGAAGGAAGAAGCCGTTGCGCCACCCGACACTCAGGCCCAACTGGCCGCAGCGGTGACGCGCTTGGCGGATGCCCTGGATCGCCGCCAGCTCTGA
- the blaOXA gene encoding class D beta-lactamase has protein sequence MRSLLAGVALTLIHLTPAAALTWREEPLLQPLFEKAGVEGTFVVLDERNGVWRGRNRLRAEQRFSPASTFKIPNSLIALSLGVVANPDELIPYKGDPNPFMREWLAPMGMRGAIKVSNVPLYQELARRIGLKRMQTALQQLQYGNEQIGGNVTTFWLRGPLAISALEQTQFLLGLAKRTLRFPAVAQQQVAEITRIDGGPGWSLHAKTGWQNAPGAGVGWWVGWVQQADRITPFALNIDIKGSDDAPKREQLGRRSLQLLGLLPKGDQRPAP, from the coding sequence ATGCGGTCTTTGCTGGCTGGTGTGGCCCTCACGCTGATCCACCTCACACCGGCTGCTGCGCTCACCTGGAGAGAGGAACCGCTCCTGCAACCGCTGTTTGAGAAGGCTGGTGTGGAGGGCACGTTCGTGGTGCTGGATGAGCGCAATGGCGTATGGCGCGGGCGCAACAGGTTGCGTGCAGAGCAGCGCTTCTCTCCTGCTTCCACTTTCAAGATCCCCAACAGCCTGATCGCCCTCTCGCTTGGGGTAGTGGCCAACCCCGATGAGCTGATTCCCTACAAGGGTGATCCCAACCCGTTCATGCGCGAGTGGTTAGCGCCGATGGGGATGCGCGGCGCGATCAAGGTGTCGAATGTGCCGCTGTATCAGGAGCTGGCCCGGCGGATTGGGTTGAAGCGCATGCAAACCGCATTGCAGCAGTTGCAATACGGCAATGAGCAGATCGGCGGCAACGTCACCACATTTTGGCTGCGCGGACCGCTGGCGATCAGTGCCCTTGAGCAAACCCAGTTTCTCCTGGGCCTGGCCAAACGCACGTTGCGGTTTCCAGCGGTTGCCCAGCAGCAGGTTGCTGAGATCACGCGCATCGATGGCGGCCCTGGCTGGAGCCTTCATGCCAAGACCGGTTGGCAGAACGCTCCCGGCGCCGGTGTGGGCTGGTGGGTGGGTTGGGTGCAACAGGCCGATCGCATCACTCCCTTTGCGCTCAACATCGACATCAAGGGCAGTGACGACGCCCCCAAGCGTGAGCAGTTAGGTCGGCGCAGCCTGCAGCTCTTGGGGCTGTTGCCGAAGGGTGATCAGAGACCAGCACCGTGA
- a CDS encoding Nif11-like leader peptide family natural product precursor, with translation MSWSELERFVADVEADAALQRALKHCRSRKELILAARRLGYRITRIDLHRAWQEEQLENERQAQG, from the coding sequence ATGAGCTGGTCAGAGCTGGAGCGTTTTGTGGCCGATGTGGAGGCTGATGCAGCCCTGCAACGCGCCCTCAAGCACTGCCGCTCCCGCAAGGAGCTGATCCTGGCTGCACGGCGACTGGGCTACCGGATCACGCGGATTGATCTGCATCGCGCCTGGCAGGAGGAGCAGCTGGAGAACGAACGCCAGGCGCAGGGATGA